A single window of Pseudochaenichthys georgianus unplaced genomic scaffold, fPseGeo1.2 scaffold_454_arrow_ctg1, whole genome shotgun sequence DNA harbors:
- the LOC139433443 gene encoding zinc finger protein 32-like: MERDTVCLTELAGKGDLVNMSRVKMLLSLKKQRLTAAAEDIFALFEKTIAELEEELSLSKEENERLQKLLDAVLQPQLRIHRADVQLLVVVKEELLPDQQEWSTSLDQEDPESPPYIKQEQEELRISQEGKQLQELEEADIIKSTFIPDPVKSEDDKEKPQSSQPHHRQTEHIEKEADGDDCRGPEPARNSDPESSLQPKTEDNTGDSSEPDTEDSADWKETREPASDSTSLKIRQESVSDSSRSAVKKQFGCSVCSKSYTYRNNFQRHMRIHTGEKPFSCSVCKKPFSQREHLKEHMRIHTGEKPHSCSVCKKSFSQNRNLKTHMRLHTGEKPHSCSVCKKAFSQNIHLKIHMRVHTGEKPHSCSVCKKAFSQSRHLKEHMRIHTGVKPHSCSVCKKAFSRSGGLRKHMRVHTG, encoded by the exons atggagagagacacggtgtgtttaacggagcttgcaggaaaaggtgatctAGTAAACATGAGTAGAGTCaaaatgctgctgtcgttgaagaagcagcgactcactgctgctgctgaagatatatttgctctgtttgaaaaaacgatagcagagctcgaggaggagctgtctctttccaaagaggagaacgagagactccagaaactactggacgctgttttacagcctcagcttcggatacacagagcag acgtacagctgctggtggtggttaaagaagagcttctccctgaccagcaggagtggagcaccagtctggaccaggaggacccagagtCCCCCCCATACATTAAGCaagaacaggaggaactcaggatcagtcaggagggaaagcagcttcaggagctggaggaggctgatatcatCAAGTCCACTTTCAttcctgaccctgtgaagagtgaagatgataaagagaaacctcagtcctcacaACCTCATCAtagacaaactgaacacattgaaaaagaagctgatggagatgactgtcgaggaccagaacctgccaggaactcagatccagaaagcagtttacaaccaaagactgaggacaacactggagactcttctgaacctgacactgaagacagtgctgattggaaggagaccagagaacctgcgTCAGACTCAACCTCACTGAAAATTAGACAAGAATCTGTCAGTGATTCAAGTCGTAGTGCTGTAAAGAAACAATTTGGCTGCTCTGTGTGTTCAAAATCTTACACATATAGAAACAATTTTCAgcgacacatgagaatccacacaggagagaaaccctttAGCTGCTCAGTTTGTAAGAAACCTTTTTCACAGAGAGaacatttaaaggaacacatgagaatccacacaggagagaaaccacacagctgctcagtctgtaagaaatctTTTTCACAGAATAGaaatttaaagacacacatgagactccacacaggagagaaaccacacagctgctcagtctgtaagaaagctttttcacagaatatacatttaaagatacacatgagagtccacacaggagagaaaccacacagctgctcagtctgtaagaaagctttttcacagagtagacatttaaaggaacacatgagaatccacacaggagtgaaaccacacagctgctcagtctgtaagaaagctttttcacgaaGTGGAGGTTTAAgaaaacacatgagagtccacacaggatag